A window of the Alnus glutinosa chromosome 4, dhAlnGlut1.1, whole genome shotgun sequence genome harbors these coding sequences:
- the LOC133865384 gene encoding uncharacterized protein LOC133865384 — MASSFDRWEKDPFFSAAEEVQESADRMESTYRTWIHAKKDSSGMFDSEELRGDLHTALGTTKWQLEEFGRAVQSSYGKISSDDARTRHHEFIIAIEDQISKIENSLQESALSEGKASLPWVHLDEGERDELALFLSGPSTLEDKTPVKCNQMDIESAHMTDKDSAPDCLKNSRHSAELGSVEARDDKSHGHRRTASASADIGAWKIVVPDDGYQQDSFNGQIVLPVRKIPSLSGFLGSMESVSKVKWSKNGFRKWKAMDCQQVSDTALLRSPQLSRGINACYERSKSCLDSCDDCYDKQLYGWYGAIQRQLQRSQYQMQYSRPVQVIFWIVILFCLIVLIAFRAV; from the exons atgGCTTCGAGTTTTGATCGGTGGGAGAAGGATCCCTTCTTCTCTGCGGCCGAGGAAGTTCAAGAATCTGCGGACAG GATGGAATCTACATATAGAACTTGGATTCACGCAAAGAAAGACTCTTCTGGCATGTTCGATTCTGAAGAACTCCGCGGGGATCTTCATACTGCCCTTGGCACTACCAAATGGCAG TTAGAAGAGTTTGGACGGGCTGTCCAGTCAAGTTACGGTAAAATTTCGAGTGATGATGCAAGAACCAGGCACCATGAATTTATAATTGCAATAGAAGACCAGATTtcgaaaattgaaaattcattACAGGAATCCGCTCTTTCAGAGGGCAAGGCATCATTGCCTTGGGTGCATTTAGACGAAGGAGAACGTGATGAACTCGCATTGTTTCTTTCGGGACCATCAACACTTGAAGACAAAACTCCTGTTAAATGTAATCAAATGGATATTGAAAGTGCACACATGACAGATAAAGATTCAGCCCCTGATTGTTTAAAGAACTCACGCCATTCAGCTGAGTTGGGTTCCGTGGAGGCTAGGGATGATAAGTCACATGGGCATAGGAGGACAGCTAGTGCTAGTGCTGACATCGGTGCTTGGAAGATTGTCGTTCCTGACGATGGATACCAGCAGGATTCTTTTAATGGGCAGATTGTGTTACCTGTACGGAAGATCCCTAGTTTATCAGGATTCCTAGGTTCCATGGAATCTGTATCAAAGGTGAAGTGGTCGAAGAATGGTTTCAGGAAGTGGAAGGCGATGGATTGCCAACAAGTATCTGATACTGCATTATTGCGATCTCCTCAGTTGTCTAGG GGCATTAATGCATGCTATGAAAGGAGTAAGAGTTGCCTGGATAGTTGTGATGATTGTTATGATAAGCAACTTTATGGCTGGTATGGAGCTATTCAGAGACAGCTTCAAAGGTCTCAGTACCAGATGCAATATAGCCGGCCTGTTCAAGTGATTTTTTGGATTGTTATACTCTTCTGCTTGATTG TTTTAATTGCATTCCGTGCAGTGTAG
- the LOC133866118 gene encoding uncharacterized protein LOC133866118 has protein sequence MVEENVHERPGTSHDPQAEIARLNEKVAQLERELQERDRTERPKVQGDPQQGDQVNLEGEDERSAEVVGGVDESDSDTELVDLMGKNKKVKKEWARKLTKLEQQCDYLMGSTQSGAKGKALLTDSLFSTTVPPFTDRIMSCQLPSKFKMPEIPVYTGLGDPIEHLASFRAHVVLHATPDEVACRAFPLTLAGGAREWFRTLSPRSISNFEDLARKFASQFMAGVIRKKPAQQLMTIKQGPQESLRSYLLRFNQERLAAETQNEQFIHCAIYQGIKKDGALMADLARRPADSLQEFYDRAEEFVNQEETLLAFRGAEGPGKENPVPDRRSKSRAAPEGREVAERRPARRVEGYHWTPVNAPVKEILMEIRKDPSYREPSPIKGNPPPHNRHKYCHYHGSFGHYTDNCISLKEVIEKYIADGKLKRFVERREGTSEKRPAYKFVGNQGLSGRDARPGKQQYYRERRPPQQPRRDVRVEKSPERERSRSRGRPQDSGCFPEIQTITGGFGGGGETYSARKSYAKEMREVSIYAITRPEKAARREKLAITFSDEDYEGVYLPHSDALVVTMVIGNHRIHRVLVDNGSSADILYKSAFDLMKISEDKLSAFRFPLVGFAGERVMPLGSIELQVTVGSSPTEKTIPVRFLIVDQPSAYNAIFGRTAQAELKAVTSIPHLKMKFPTDDGVGEVRGEQKAARKCYNVSLGGSARRALPGQGTGPVAK, from the coding sequence ATGGTTGAAGAAAATGTGCACGAGAGACCAGGTACTTCACACGACCCCCAAGCTGAGATAGCCCGCTTGAATGAGAAAGTGGCGCAACTCGAAAGGGAGCTGCAGGAGCGAGATCGCACGGAGCGGCCAAAAGTTCAAGGAGACCCGCAACAGGGTGATCAGGTGAATCTTGAGGGTGAAGATGAGCGTTCGGCAGAAGTGGTTGGAGGTGTGGACGAGTCTGACAGTGATACCGAACTTGTTGACCTTATGGGGAAGAATAAGAAGGTGAAAAAAGAGTGGGCTCGAAAACTGACTAAATTGGAGCAACAGTGTGATTACTTGATGGGATCTACGCAGTCGGGAGCTAAGGGGAAAGCTCTGTTGACCGATAGCTTGTTTTCTACCACTGTGCCCCCCTTCACTGATCGTATAATGTCATGCCAACTCCCAAGTAAGTTCAAAATGCCCGAAATACCCGTATATACAGGGTTGGGGGACCCTATTGAACATTTGGCCAGTTTCCGGGCGCACGTGGTGCTGCATGCCACTCCGGACGAGGTTGCGTGCCGAGCTTTTCCCCTTACTTTGGCTGGGGGAGCTCGAGAATGGTTCAGAACTTTGTCTCCCCGTTCGATCTCAAATTTTGAAGATCTCGCCAGGAAGTTTGCGTCTCAGTTCATGGCAGGCGTTATCCGGAAAAAGCCGGCTCAACAACTGATGACCATTAAGCAAGGCCCCCAGGAGTCATTGAGAAGTTACTTGCTCCGCTTCAACCAGGAGAGGTTGGCCGCGGAGACCCAGAATGAGCAATTTATCCACTGTGCCATTTATCAAGGAATCAAGAAGGATGGTGCCCTCATGGCGGACTTAGCAAGAAGACCGGCAGACAGTTTGCAGGAATTTTATGATCGAGCGGAAGAGTTTGTGAACCAGGAAGAAACCCTCCTTGCGTTCCGAGGGGCTGAGGGGCCAGGAAAGGAAAACCCGGTACCGGACAGGAGATCAAAGTCGAGGGCGGCCCCGGAAGGAAGGGAGGTTGCAGAACGCAGGCCCGCCAGGAGAGTTGAAGGTTATCACTGGACGCCTGTGAATGCTCCGGTGAAGGAGATTCTCATGGAAATCAGGAAGGACCCGAGTTACAGGGAACCCTCACCAATAAAGGGCAATCCACCTCCGCACAACCGGCATAAATACTGCCACTACCATGGCTCTTTTGGTCACTATACAGACAATTGCATTTCTCTGAAAGAGGTGATAGAAAAGTATATAGCTGATGGCAAGTTGAAGCGTTTCGTGGAGAGACGAGAGGGCACCTCAGAGAAGCGCCCTGCGTACAAATTCGTCGGGAATCAGGGATTATCCGGACGTGATGCGCGCCCGGGAAAGCAACAATACTATCGAGAAAGAAGACCGCCTCAGCAGCCCCGCAGAGATGTCCGAGTGGAGAAGTCGCCAGAGCGCGAGCGGAGCAGAAGCCGCGGGAGGCCGCAGGACTCGGGGTGCTTCCCCGAAATCCAGACTATAACTGGAGGCTTTGGAGGGGGAGGCGAGACTTATTCCGCTCGCAAGTCTTACGCGAAGGAAATGCGAGAAGTGTCCATCTACGCGATTACAAGGCCGGAAAAAGCGGCAAGGCGCGAGAAGTTAGCCATCACCTTTTCGGATGAGGATTATGAGGGGGTATACTTACCCCACTCGGACGCCCTGGTGGTAACCATGGTTATAGGAAATCACAGGATTCATCGGGTCTTGGTGGATAATGGTAGTTCAGCGGACATTCTCTATAAGTCGGCCTTCGACTTGATGAAAATTAGTGAAGATAAGCTCTCTGCCTTCAGATTTCCCCTAGTGGGGTTCGCGGGGGAAAGGGTGATGCCACTGGGGTCAATTGAGCTTCAAGTTACAGTGGGCAGTTCCCCGACAGAGAAGACGATTCCGGTAAGGTTCCTTATTGTCGATCAGCCCTCCGCATACAATGCTATATTCGGGAGGACGGCTCAGGCTGAGTTGAAAGCGGTCACATCGATACCCCATCTCAAAATGAAATTCCCGACGGACGACGGGGTGGGAGAAGTTCGAGGGGAGCAGAAGGCAGCCCGCAAGTGCTACAATGTTTCCCTGGGGGGTTCTGCCCGCCGGGCACTCCCCGGTCAGGGGACAGGTCCTGTGGCTAAATAG
- the LOC133866119 gene encoding uncharacterized protein LOC133866119, which yields MSWWWARDIGAAKQKEEEAVPPRSCQSVGLVIGVTGIAGNSLAEILPLPNTPGGPWKVYGVARRPPPKWSLDHQLEYIQCDVSDSEDSQNKLSQLVDVTHIFYVTWASRPTEAENCEANGAMFRNVLRAVIPNAPNLRHICLQTGTIHYVGPFEARGKIKPHSPPFTEDLPRLNYVPNFFYTREDILFEEAKNKEGLTWSIHRPSVIFGFSPYSLMNIIGTLCVYAAICKREGLPLRFPGSKAAWDGYSVASDADLIAEQQIWAGVDPNGRNEAFNCNNGDVFKWKHLWKALAERFGIEKYGFEEVEKVSLVEMMKDKGPVWEEIVRENQLQPTKFEEIGLWWFADAVLSGGDFVDSMNKSKEHGFLGFRNSKNSFIAWIDKMKFCKIEIAVSVISVDSAETMWNDLRDRFSQENEPLIFQIQKAISAMSQEDKSVFSLVVQHERQKEISGSLSTMKNNASALFTKGPSISPSPSSYHRPTASSSNPRTGKPNTIHKDHPICTHCGVYGHTMEKCYRLHVFFPGLKFTKGQSTAEHHSAHQVFEADSSTDAFPIIQEQIQQLFALIKSNNPDNLLTWKMIGVGRENDVLFHLLDNSVLPSFTSPVISAHSLSVKQVSSDLNHRVSSFHLLACNSLRMSWWWARAIGAAKEKHDDEEAPARSYQSVGLVIGVTGIVGNSLAEILTLPNTPGGPWKVYGVARRRRPKWNSDHLAVEYIQCDVSNSQDTQIKLSQLADVTHIFYATWTNRGTESQNCEPNGAMFRNVLRALIPNAPNLRHICLQTGTKHYAGPFETLGNIKTHSPPFTEDLPRLNVPNFYYTQEDILFEEAKNKEGLTWSIHRPNLIFGFSPYSLMNIIGTLCAYAAICKHEGLPLRFPGSKVAWDCYSVASDADLTAEQYIWATVEPNARNEAFNCNNGDVFKWKHLWKALAEQFGIDKYGFEEGEKVSLVEMMKDKGPVWEEIVRENQLQPTKFEEIGLWWFADAVLSGGDFVDSMNKSKEHGFLGFRNSKNSFVAWIDKMKANKIVP from the exons ATGAGCTGGTGGTGGGCTAGAGATATTGGCGCTGCAAAG CAAAAGGAGGAAGAAGCAGTACCTCCTCGAAGCTGCCAGAGTGTGGGCCTGGTGATCGGCGTGACTGGCATAGCAGGCAACAGCCTAGCTGAAATCCTCCCACTCCCAAACACCCCAGGCGGCCCTTGGAAGGTCTATGGCGTGGCGCGTCGCCCACCCCCCAAATGGAGCTTGGACCATCAGCTTGAATACATCCAGTGCGATGTCTCCGACTCCGAGGACTCCCAGAACAAGCTTTCCCAATTGGTGGATGTCACCCACATCTTTTACGTCACTTGGGCCAGCCGACCAACTGAGGCCGAGAACTGCGAGGCCAACGGCGCCATGTTCCGCAACGTGCTCCGCGCTGTAATCCCAAACGCCCCGAATCTCCGCCACATCTGTCTCCAGACCGGTACCATACACTACGTCGGACCCTTTGAGGCacgtggtaagatcaaaccccACAGTCCACCCTTCACAGAGGATTTGCCCCGATTGAATTACGTGCCGAATTTCTTCTACACTCGGGAAGATATTTTATTTGAAGAAGCCAAGAATAAGGAGGGTTTGACTTGGTCCATCCACCGACCCAGCGTGATATTTGGATTTTCCCCCTATAGCTTGATGAACATAATAGGCACGCTCTGCGTATACGCCGCTATATGCAAGCGCGAGGGTCTTCCCTTGAGATTTCCTGGAAGCAAAGCGGCCTGGGACGGTTACTCAGTGGCTTCGGATGCTGATCTTATTGCGGAGCAGCAAATATGGGCGGGGGTGGACCCTAATGGTAGGAACGAAGCGTTTAATTGCAACAACGGGGACGTGTTCAAGTGGAAGCATCTTTGGAAGGCGTTGGCAGAGCGATTTGGGATTGAGAAGTACGGATTCGAGGAGGTTGAGAAAGTTAGCTTGGTGGAGATGATGAAGGACAAGGGTCCTGTGTGGGAAGAGATTGTTAGGGAGAATCAACTGCAGCCCACAAAGTTTGAAGAGATTGGATTGTGGTGGTTTGCGGACGCGGTACTTTCTGGGGGTGATTTCGTTGACAGTATGAATAAGAGCAAGGAGCATGGATTCTTGGGGTTCAGAAACTCCAAGAATTCGTTCATTGCGTGGATAGATAAGATGAAATTTTGCAAGATT GAGATCGCAGTAAGTGTAATCTCTGTTGACTCCGCAGAAACCATGTGGAATGATCTTCGTGATCGGTTTTCTCAGGAAAATGAACCATTAATATTCCAAATTCAGAAGGCTATCTCAGCTATGTCTCAGGAGGATAAATCG GTTTTCTCTTTAGTTGTTCAACATGAACGACAAAAAGAGATATCTGGTTCATTGAGCACAATGAAAAACAATGCATCTGCTTTGTTCACAAAAGGTCCTTCCATTTCTCCTTCTCCATCTTCTTATCATCGACCTACTGCAAGTTCTTCAAATCCTCGGACTGGTAAGCCAAATACCATCCACAAGGATCATCCCATATGTACGCATTGTGGTGTGTATGGTCATACTATGGAAAAGTGCTACAGGCTACATGTATTTTTTCCTGGTTTGAAGTTCACCAAAGGACAGTCGACTGCAGAACATCATTCTGCTCATCAAGTATTTGAAGCTGATTCATCTACTGATGCTTTTCCAATTATCCAAGAACAAATTCAGCAACTGTTTGCTTTGATCAAATCCAACAATCCTGAT AACCTGTTGACATGGAAGATGATTGGAGTGGGTAGAGAGAATGATGTCCTGTTCCACCTGCTCGATAATTCAGTGTTGCCTTCTTTTACTTCACCTGTTATTTCAGCTCATAGTCTCTCTGTTAAACAAGTTTCTTCTGAT TTGAATCACCGAGTGTCAAGCTTCCATCTACTAGCCTGCAATAGCCTCAGAATGAGTTGGTGGTGGGCTAGAGCTATCGGCGCTGCAAAG GAGAAACATGACGACGAAGAGGCACCAGCTCGAAGCTACCAGAGCGTAGGCCTTGTGATCGGTGTGACTGGCATCGTCGGCAACAGCCTAGCTGAAATCCTCACACTTCCAAACACCCCAGGCGGACCCTGGAAGGTCTACGGCGTGGCCCGCCGTCGACGCCCCAAATGGAACTCGGATCATCTTGCAGTAGAATACATCCAATGCGACGTCTCTAACTCCCAGGACACCCAAATCAAGCTCTCCCAATTAGCCGATGTCACCCACATCTTTTACGCCACGTGGACTAACCGAGGCACTGAGTCCCAGAATTGCGAGCCCAACGGTGCCATGTTCCGCAACGTGCTTCGCGCTCTAATACCAAACGCTCCGAATCTCCGCCACATCTGCCTCCAGACCGGCACCAAACACTACGCCGGACCCTTCGAGACCCTCGGCAACATCAAAACCCACAGTCCACCTTTTACGGAAGATTTGCCCCGATTGAACGTGCCGAATTTCTACTACACTCAGGAAGACATTTTATTTGAAGAAGCTAAGAACAAAGAGGGCTTGACTTGGTCCATCCACCGGCCCAACCTGATTTTCGGATTTTCCCCCTATAGCTTGATGAATATAATAGGCACACTTTGCGCATATGCTGCTATATGCAAGCACGAGGGGCTTCCCTTGAGATTCCCTGGAAGCAAAGTCGCCTGGGACTGTTACTCGGTGGCTTCCGATGCTGATCTTACTGCGGAGCAGTATATATGGGCGACGGTGGAGCCGAATGCAAGGAACGAAGCGTTTAATTGCAACAACGGAGACGTGTTCAAGTGGAAGCATCTTTGGAAGGCGTTGGCAGAGCAATTTGGGATTGACAAGTACGGATTCGAGGAGGGTGAGAAGGTTAGCTTGGTGGAGATGATGAAGGACAAGGGTCCTGTGTGGGAGGAGATTGTGAGGGAGAATCAACTGCAGCCCACAAAGTTTGAAGAGATTGGGTTGTGGTGGTTTGCGGACGCGGTACTTTCTGGGGGTGATTTCGTTGACAGCATGAATAAGAGCAAGGAGCATGGATTCTTGGGGTTCAGAAACTCCAAGAATTCGTTCGTTGCGTGGATAGATAAGATGAAAGCTAACAAAATTGTGCCTTGA